In Schistocerca americana isolate TAMUIC-IGC-003095 chromosome 7, iqSchAmer2.1, whole genome shotgun sequence, a single genomic region encodes these proteins:
- the LOC124622136 gene encoding mitochondrial import inner membrane translocase subunit Tim8, with protein MSFSSDDSSFSSSSSSKDGDSDLQEFLLIEKQKAQFNAQIHEFNDICWEKCVEKPGTKLDSKTETCIANCVDRFIDVSLLITNRFAQLLQKNAM; from the exons ATGTCGTTTTCATCAGATGATTCTAGCTTTTCAAGCTCGTCGTCGAGCAAAGACGGCGATAGTGACCTCCAAGAATTTTTGCTGATTGAGAAGCAAAaagctcaatttaatgctcag ATCCACGAATTCAATGACATTTGCTGGGAAAAGTGCGTTGAAAAACCAGGAACCAAGCTCGACAGCAAAACGGAGACCTGCATTGCGAACTGTGTGGATAGATTTATCGATGTGTCATTACTAATAACCAATAGATTTGCTCAGTTGCTGCAAAAGAACGCGATGTGA